A genomic window from Mustela erminea isolate mMusErm1 chromosome 16, mMusErm1.Pri, whole genome shotgun sequence includes:
- the LOC116574998 gene encoding vegetative cell wall protein gp1-like, whose protein sequence is MFCCCLPKPRGCRQRRARPPNTSPHWAGRVRLPRRLWPFGKKNQKATDELGRRREDPHSSPTPESPVLGRPSLPPRPLPAVLHWIVVLDTEPTEAKSKASPAKELDPLPTSATPEGHMVSGVREPTDPAPAPASSPSTAAIPSPGPARTTAPSPGPA, encoded by the exons ATGTTCTGCTGCTGCCTACCGAAGCCCAGAggatgcaggcagaggagagctcGCCCGCCAAACACGTCCCCTCACTGGGCAGGTCGTGTCAGGCTTCCCCGACGACTCTGGCCCTTTggcaaaaagaatcaaaag GCCACGGATGAACTAGGAAGGAGGCGGGAAGACCCGCACTCCTCCCCGACCCCGGAGTCCCCGGTCCTGGGAAGGCCCTCGCTACCTCCCAGACCACTGCCCGCGGTACTCCACTGGATTGTGGTCCTGGACACGGAGCCCACGGAGGCCAAGTCCAAGG cttctccagCCAAGGAGCTAGACCCTCTCCCAACTTCAGCAACTCCGGAGGGGCACATGGTGTCTGGAGTCCGGGAGCCCACAG acccagcccctgcccctgcgtcTTCGCCTTCAACTGCCgccatcccttcccctggccctgccaggaCCACTGCCCCATCCCCTGGCCCTGCCTAG